A single genomic interval of Halomonas sp. GT harbors:
- the ilvD gene encoding dihydroxy-acid dehydratase, whose amino-acid sequence MTEPTNNTRRHSAQVVDGPGKAASRAMLRAVGFNDDDFTKPQVGVASTWSMVTPCNSHIGELAEFARDGADAAGGKGVIFNTITISDGIANGTEGMKYSLVSREVIADSIETVAGCEGFDGLVAIGGCDKNMPGCVMGLARLNRPSVFVYGGTIMPGKGHTDIVSVFEAMGAHSRGDIDLIELKNIEETAIPGPGSCGGMYTANTMASAIEALGMSLPGSSAQNAISQDKRDDCKAAGEAVLALLASDIKPSDIMTREAFENAITVVIALGGSTNAVLHLIGMARTIGVELALSDFTEIGKRVPVVADLRPSGHYMMSELVAIGGIQPLMKILLDAGLLHGDCLTVTGKTLAENLEEVEPYPMDQQIIAPLGNPLKAESHLRILFGNLAPEGAVAKITGKEGTRFSGSARVFGSEEEAQARINDGTVVAGDVVVIRYEGPKGGPGMREMLTPTSAIMGRGLGNDVALITDGRFSGGSHGFVVGHVSPEAFDGGPLALVQDGDAITIDAEADTIEVDISDEEMMRRRAAWQQPEPRYRKGVLAKYAKLVSSASTGAVTD is encoded by the coding sequence ATGACCGAGCCTACTAATAATACCCGCCGCCATTCAGCCCAGGTGGTGGATGGCCCTGGCAAGGCAGCCAGCCGCGCAATGCTGCGGGCGGTGGGGTTTAACGATGATGACTTTACTAAGCCCCAGGTGGGCGTTGCCTCTACCTGGAGCATGGTAACCCCGTGCAATAGCCACATTGGTGAGTTGGCAGAGTTCGCCCGTGACGGTGCCGACGCGGCGGGTGGTAAAGGGGTGATCTTTAATACCATCACTATTTCCGATGGCATTGCTAATGGCACCGAAGGCATGAAGTATTCGCTGGTTTCCCGCGAGGTGATTGCCGATTCCATTGAAACCGTAGCGGGCTGTGAAGGCTTTGATGGGCTGGTGGCGATTGGAGGCTGTGACAAAAATATGCCGGGTTGTGTGATGGGCTTGGCGCGTCTGAATCGCCCCAGCGTGTTTGTGTATGGAGGCACCATTATGCCTGGTAAAGGCCATACCGATATCGTGTCGGTATTTGAGGCGATGGGCGCGCACTCCCGTGGTGATATTGATCTGATTGAACTCAAAAACATCGAAGAAACCGCGATTCCTGGCCCGGGTTCCTGTGGCGGTATGTACACGGCCAATACGATGGCATCTGCTATTGAAGCATTGGGTATGAGCCTGCCGGGTAGCTCGGCGCAGAACGCTATTTCCCAAGACAAGCGCGATGACTGTAAAGCGGCAGGTGAGGCCGTGCTGGCACTGCTGGCCAGTGACATCAAGCCTTCTGACATCATGACCCGCGAAGCATTTGAGAATGCGATTACTGTGGTAATTGCGCTGGGTGGTTCTACTAACGCGGTGCTGCATTTAATTGGCATGGCGCGCACTATTGGCGTTGAACTGGCGCTTTCTGACTTTACTGAAATTGGCAAGCGTGTACCGGTAGTCGCTGACCTGCGTCCCAGCGGCCACTATATGATGAGCGAACTGGTGGCGATTGGTGGTATTCAGCCGCTGATGAAAATCCTGCTGGATGCTGGGTTACTGCATGGCGACTGCTTAACGGTGACGGGTAAAACGCTGGCCGAAAACCTGGAAGAAGTTGAGCCTTATCCCATGGATCAGCAGATTATTGCGCCGCTGGGTAACCCGCTTAAAGCCGAAAGCCACCTGCGTATTCTGTTTGGCAACCTAGCACCGGAAGGTGCAGTGGCCAAAATTACTGGTAAGGAAGGTACACGCTTTAGCGGTTCCGCTCGGGTGTTTGGCTCTGAAGAAGAGGCCCAGGCGCGCATTAACGATGGCACCGTGGTGGCGGGCGATGTCGTGGTGATTCGTTATGAAGGCCCGAAAGGCGGCCCCGGCATGCGCGAAATGCTTACGCCAACGTCTGCGATTATGGGGCGCGGCTTGGGAAATGATGTGGCGTTGATTACCGATGGGCGTTTCTCCGGCGGCAGCCATGGCTTTGTGGTTGGTCATGTGTCACCGGAAGCCTTCGATGGCGGCCCGCTGGCGCTGGTGCAGGATGGCGATGCCATCACCATTGATGCGGAAGCCGACACCATTGAAGTGGACATCAGTGATGAAGAAATGATGCGTCGCCGCGCCGCCTGGCAGCAGCCAGAACCGCGTTATCGCAAAGGCGTGCTGGCGAAGTATGCCAAGTTGGTCAGTTCTGCCAGTACCGGTGCGGTAACAGACTAA